In one Helicoverpa zea isolate HzStark_Cry1AcR chromosome 5, ilHelZeax1.1, whole genome shotgun sequence genomic region, the following are encoded:
- the LOC124630572 gene encoding silk gland factor 3: MAATTYMPADMDLGNIGGYHAASPRSAEPADMKYQHGLHAGGSPSPGAPVLNPWTSLPPADPWAMHQHHAHAHQPDVKPPPAPHEHRHLQHGGWHAPVVSPHYGAGSPVALHGGYPMPMHQHHMLRDIQPSPHPLHHHAMEREPPEEDTPTSDDLEAFAKQFKQRRIKLGFTQADVGLALGTLYGNVFSQTTICRFEALQLSFKNMCKLKPLLQKWLEEADSTTGSPTSIDKIAAQGRKRKKRTSIEVSVKGALEQHFHKQPKPSAQEITSLADSLQLEKEVVRVWFCNRRQKEKRMTPPNTLGNEMMEGMGHGHYGHGEVHGSPLQHSHSPPGLSPQHGLPAGAHTLAAH, encoded by the coding sequence ATGGCGGCGACCACGTACATGCCCGCCGACATGGACCTGGGCAACATCGGCGGGTACCATGCAGCGTCGCCGCGCAGTGCCGAGCCCGCCGACATGAAGTACCAGCACGGGCTGCACGCGGGCGGCTCGCCGTCCCCGGGTGCGCCCGTGCTCAACCCGTGGACGTCGCTGCCGCCGGCCGACCCCTGGGCCATGCACCAGCACCACGCGCACGCGCACCAGCCCGACGTGAAGCCGCCGCCGGCGCCGCACGAGCACCGCCACCTGCAGCACGGCGGCTGGCACGCGCCCGTGGTGTCGCCGCACTACGGCGCCGGCTCGCCCGTGGCGCTGCACGGCGGCTACCCCATGCCCATGCACCAGCACCACATGCTGCGCGACATCCAGCCCTCGCCGCACCCGCTGCACCATCACGCCATGGAGCGCGAGCCGCCCGAGGAGGACACGCCCACCAGCGACGACCTCGAGGCCTTCGCCAAGCAGTTCAAGCAGCGCCGCATCAAGCTGGGCTTCACGCAGGCCGACGTGGGCCTGGCGCTCGGCACGCTCTACGGCAATGTGTTCTCCCAGACCACCATCTGCCGGTTCGAGGCGCTGCAgctcagttttaaaaatatgtgcAAGTTGAAACCGCTGCTCCAGAAGTGGCTGGAGGAAGCCGATTCGACGACGGGGAGTCCCACGAGTATCGACAAAATAGCCGCACAAGGCAGGAAAAGAAAGAAGCGCACCTCGATAGAAGTGTCAGTGAAAGGTGCGCTGGAGCAACACTTCCACAAGCAGCCCAAGCCGTCGGCGCAGGAGATCACGTCGCTGGCCGACAGCCTGCAGCTGGAGAAGGAGGTGGTGCGCGTGTGGTTCTGCAACCGGCGGCAGAAGGAGAAGCGCATGACGCCGCCCAACACGCTGGGCAACGAGATGATGGAGGGCATGGGCCACGGCCACTACGGGCACGGCGAGGTGCACGGCAGTCCGCTGCAGCACTCGCACTCGCCGCCCGGGCTGTCGCCGCAGCACGGGCTGCCGGCGGGCGCGCACACGCTGGCCGCGCACTAA